One Malaclemys terrapin pileata isolate rMalTer1 chromosome 9, rMalTer1.hap1, whole genome shotgun sequence DNA window includes the following coding sequences:
- the INPP5D gene encoding phosphatidylinositol 3,4,5-trisphosphate 5-phosphatase 1 isoform X1, translating to MFPPALAMDQCWYHGNITRSKAEDLLSKVGKDGSFLVRASESVSSAYALCVLFRNCVYTYRILPNKENKLIVQASEGVPVKYFDNLDELIEFYKKENMGLVWHLRYPVQREEEEAADEPEEDADPVPTPPILPPRPYLVALPASEMKEASPLNENSKVAEVSKLSLSETLLQRLQSQDTSSLFHSVSEEHLKLIQDYLRVHITSDFEMVQMGSSSLPQLKKLLTVLCKGLFSEASRTLPSLESIQKVFDQQLPPGIHQRSQLLGEASPVNVVLKLNQLISLLSSAEEKVKTLLIEGPDSTHRRSLIPPVTFEVKADSLGISQKIHLKVDVELGKLIIKKAKDGPEDKFYNHKKILQLIKSQKFPNKLVIVLETEREKTQRKEYVFADSKKREGFCQLLQQMKNKHSEQPEPDMITIFIGTWNMGAAPPPKKITSWFLSKGQGKTRDDSADYIPHDIYVIGTQEDPQGEKEWLEVLRQSLQEITSISFKMIAIHTLWNIRIVVLAKPEHENRISHICTDNVKTGIANTLGNKGAVGVSFMFNGTSLGFVNSHLTSGSEKKHRRNQNYMNILRFLTLGDKKLSPFNITHRFTHLFWLGDLNYRVEQPTSEAENIIQRIKQQQYSELLGFDQLLMEKKDQKVFLQFEEEEITFAPTYRFERNTREKYAYTKQKATGMKFNLPSWCDRVLWKSYPMVHVVCQSYGCTSDIMTSDHSPVFATFEVGVTSQFVSKNDSKYTEFQGQIEFLSCCATLKTKSQTKFYIEFYSSCLESFVKSQEGENEDGNEGELVVKFIEALPKLTPIISDPEYLLDQHILISIKSSDSDESYGEGCIALRIEATESLVPFHTVLTHHGERTGVFQGEIKLQTSQGKQREKLYDFVKIERDETAGQKPKGISSLDLTKEWEQSIRKSKSTHLMAKEAAAVARFRGNASSPPDAQGKDDMLRSSTPTDISNPNYMGVVSFSQQLSAPGQLKQSPSSDQPSAFWTYDQQPKENVPVMGHRESTSTPSSQSPLSPKPSIQPTTNRSSGPRSQEHVPADMGKSVAEPLLQEEIQQKPEMFDNPLYGAMSSKGKVVSKKEQDYTPVLRKEHQVIPNHGALLSKPQDADSSKSSNKQPSPPFLIPTPRFRSYTCSSQSEEKTISEKAQGKQKPTASLENPAPLKKTVKPSRSEVGPSSQGQFSKPPLPTKSRAVLDMQTTKGRDYRESSDLPHQGKHRTEEGTVGRTATP from the exons GCGTCGGAAGGCGTTCCAGTGAAGTACTTCGACAACTTGGACGAACTGATAGAGTTTTACAAGAAGGAGAACATGGGTCTGGTATGGCACCTGAGATATCCTGTCCAAcgggaagaggaggaggcagcTGATGAACCAGAGGAGGATGCGG ACCCTGTACCAACCCCACCCATATTACCCCCACGACCCTACCTGGTGGCACTCCCGGCAAGCGAGATGAAAGAAGCGTCTCCTCTGAATGAAAATTCCAAGGTGGCAGAAGTCAGCAAACTGTCCCTTTCTGAGACGCTACTTCAGCGGCTGCAGTCCCAGGACACCAGCAG TCTTTTTCACAGTGTTTCTGAGGAACACCTCAAGTTAATCCAGGATTATCTGCGAGTTCACATCACCAGCGACTTTGAGATGGTGCAGATGGGCTCCAGCAGTCTCCCACAGCTGAAGAAACTGCTCACAGTGCTCTGCAAAGGGCTTTTCAG TGAAGCATCTCGGACTCTCCCTTCCCTGGAGTCCATCCAGAAGGTGTTTGACCAGCAGCTGCCCCCTGGTATCCATCAGCGTTCTCAA TTGCTTGGGGAAGCCAGTCCAGTCAATGTTGTGTTGAAGCTCAATCAACTGATCTCTTTGCTGTCCTCGGCTGAAGAAAAG GTGAAAACACTGTTGATTGAAGGACCTGATTCAACACATCGGCGTTCTCTCATCCCTCCTGTAACCTTTGAG GTGAAAGCAGATTCTCTAGGAATTTCCCAGAAAATACACCTCAAAGTTGATGTGGAGCTGGGGAAATTGATTATTAAGAAAGCCAAGGATGGTCCTGAAGACAAGTTCTATAACCATAAGAAAA TTCTGCAGCTCATCAAGTCCCAGAAGTTCCCTAACAAACTGGTGATCGTATTGGAGACTGAAAGAGAGAAAACGCAGCGGAAAGAATATGTTTTCGCTGACTCTAAG AAAAGAGAAGGGTTCTGCCAGCTTTTGCAGCAGATGAAGAATAAACACTCTGAGCAACCAGAGCCTGACATGATCACCATCTTCATTGGGACCTGGAACATGG GTGCTGCTCCTCCTCCAAAGAAGATCACATCCTGGTTTCTCTCCAAGGGGCAGGGAAAGACCCGGGATGACTCCGCTGACTACATCCCCCATGACATTTATGTCATTGGCACCCAGGAGGACCCCCAAGGGGAGAAGGAATGGCTGGAAGTTCTGAGACAATCCTTGCAGGAAATCACCAGTATCAGCTTTAAAATG ATAGCAATCCATACGCTCTGGAACATCAGGATTGTTGTCCTGGCCAAGCCAGAACATGAGAACCGGATAAGCCACATCTGCACAGACAACGTGAAGACAGGAATTGCAAACACACTGG GCAATAAAGGAGCTGTGGGAGTCTCATTCATGTTTAATGGAACCTCCTTAGGGTTTGTTAACAGCCATTTGACTTCAGGAAGTGAAAAGAAACACAG GCGAAACCAGAACTACATGAACATTCTGCGCTTCCTGACACTGGGAGATAAGAAACTGAGTCCATTTAACATCACCCACCGCTTTACTCATCTCTTCTGGCTGGGAGATTTGAACTACCGAGTGGAACAACCTACATCG GAAGCAGAGAATATTATCCAGAGGATCAAACAACAGCAGTATTCAGAGTTGCTGGGTTTTGACCAGCTTCTCATGGAGAAAAAGGACCAAAAGGTGTTTCTGCAATTTG AGGAAGAAGAGATCACTTTTGCTCCAACTTATCGTTTTGAAAGAAATACCCGGGAGAAGTATGCATACACCAAGCAGAAAGCAACAGGG atgaaattcaatttgcCGTCCTGGTGTGATCGAGTGCTTTGGAAATCATACCCCATGGTGCACGTGGTGTGTCAATCCTATG GCTGCACCAGTGACATCATGACCAGTGACCACAGTCCTGTCTTTGCTACATTTGAAGTTGGGGTCACCTCACAGTTTGTCTCAAAGAATG ATTCCAAGTACACAGAGTTCCAGGGGCAGATAGAATTCCTGAGCTGCTGTGCCACTCTGAAGACCAAGTCCCAGACCAAATTCTACATTGAGTTCTACTCCAGCTGCTTAGAAA GCTTTGTAAAGAGCCAGGAAGGGGAAAATGAGGATGGGAATGAAGGGGAACTGGTGGTGAAGTTCATTGAGGCCCTTCCTAAG CTGACTCCGATTATTTCAGACCCGGAGTACCTGCTGGACCAGCACATCCTGATAAGCATTAAGTCTTCAGACAGTGATGAATCGTATG GTGAGGGCTGCATTGCCCTGAGAATAGAAGCTACAGAATCGCTAGTACCCTTCCATACTGTGCTAACGCACCATGGTGAGAGAACAGGGGTCTTCCAAGGTGAAATCAAGTTACAGACATCGCaaggaaagcagagagagaaactgtATG ATTTTGTAAAGATTGAACGGGATGAGACTGCTGGGCAGAAACCAAAGGGCATCAGCAGCCTGGATCTCACCAAAGAGTGGGAGCAATCTATCAG AAAATCAAAATCTACTCACTTGATGGCTAaagaagcagcagctgttgctcGCTTTCGGGGAaatgcttcctctcctccagACGCACAGGGCAAGGATGACATGTTACG CAGCTCCACCCCTACGGACATCAGCAATCCCAACTATATGGGGGTGGTCTCTTTCTCTCAGCAACTCTCTGCACCCGGCCAGCTTAAGCAGAGCCCTTCATCAGACCAGCCATCTGCTTTCTGGACCTATGACCAGCAGCCTAAAGAGAACGTCCCTGTGATGGGACACCGGGAGTCTACCTCCACGCCTTCCTCCCAGTCCCCCCTGTCTCCGAAACCATCCATTCAGCCTACGACAAACCGAAGTTCTGGCCCCAGGAGTCAAGAGCATGT GCCAGCTGACATGGGAAAAAGTGTGGCGGAGCCTTTGCTTCAAGAGGAAATTCAGCAGAAGCCCGAGATGTTTGACAACCCACTGTACGGTGCCATGAGCTCTAAGGGGAAGGTGGTATCCAAGAAGGAACAGGACTACACCCCAGTCTTGCGAAAGGAGCACCAAGTTATTCCGAATCATGGCGCCCTTCTCAGTAAGCCGCAAGATGCCGACAGCAGCAAGTCTTCCAACAAGCAGCCATCCCCTCCTTTCCTGATCCCCACGCCCAGATTCCGGTCCTACACCTGCTCCAGCCAATCTGAGGAAAAGACTATAAGTGAAAAGGCTCAGGGCAAGCAGAAGCCCACTGCCTCCTTAGAAAACCCAGCACCACTGAAAAAAACAGTCAAGCCCTCAAGGTCTGAAGTAGGTCCAAGCAGTCAGGGACAGTTCAGCAAACCACCTCTTCCTACAAAGAGCCGGGCAGTACTAGACATGCAGACTACCAAGGGCCGAGACTACCGGGAGAGTTCAGACCTCCCTCATCAGGGAAAGCATCGAACCGAAGAGGGGACAGTTGGTAGGACAGCCACACCG
- the INPP5D gene encoding phosphatidylinositol 3,4,5-trisphosphate 5-phosphatase 1 isoform X3: MFPPALAMDQCWYHGNITRSKAEDLLSKVGKDGSFLVRASESVSSAYALCVLFRNCVYTYRILPNKENKLIVQASEGVPVKYFDNLDELIEFYKKENMGLVWHLRYPVQREEEEAADEPEEDADPVPTPPILPPRPYLVALPASEMKEASPLNENSKVAEVSKLSLSETLLQRLQSQDTSSVSEEHLKLIQDYLRVHITSDFEMVQMGSSSLPQLKKLLTVLCKGLFSEASRTLPSLESIQKVFDQQLPPGIHQRSQLLGEASPVNVVLKLNQLISLLSSAEEKVKTLLIEGPDSTHRRSLIPPVTFEVKADSLGISQKIHLKVDVELGKLIIKKAKDGPEDKFYNHKKILQLIKSQKFPNKLVIVLETEREKTQRKEYVFADSKKREGFCQLLQQMKNKHSEQPEPDMITIFIGTWNMGAAPPPKKITSWFLSKGQGKTRDDSADYIPHDIYVIGTQEDPQGEKEWLEVLRQSLQEITSISFKMIAIHTLWNIRIVVLAKPEHENRISHICTDNVKTGIANTLGNKGAVGVSFMFNGTSLGFVNSHLTSGSEKKHRRNQNYMNILRFLTLGDKKLSPFNITHRFTHLFWLGDLNYRVEQPTSEAENIIQRIKQQQYSELLGFDQLLMEKKDQKVFLQFEEEEITFAPTYRFERNTREKYAYTKQKATGMKFNLPSWCDRVLWKSYPMVHVVCQSYGCTSDIMTSDHSPVFATFEVGVTSQFVSKNDSKYTEFQGQIEFLSCCATLKTKSQTKFYIEFYSSCLESFVKSQEGENEDGNEGELVVKFIEALPKLTPIISDPEYLLDQHILISIKSSDSDESYGEGCIALRIEATESLVPFHTVLTHHGERTGVFQGEIKLQTSQGKQREKLYDFVKIERDETAGQKPKGISSLDLTKEWEQSIRKSKSTHLMAKEAAAVARFRGNASSPPDAQGKDDMLRSSTPTDISNPNYMGVVSFSQQLSAPGQLKQSPSSDQPSAFWTYDQQPKENVPVMGHRESTSTPSSQSPLSPKPSIQPTTNRSSGPRSQEHVPADMGKSVAEPLLQEEIQQKPEMFDNPLYGAMSSKGKVVSKKEQDYTPVLRKEHQVIPNHGALLSKPQDADSSKSSNKQPSPPFLIPTPRFRSYTCSSQSEEKTISEKAQGKQKPTASLENPAPLKKTVKPSRSEVGPSSQGQFSKPPLPTKSRAVLDMQTTKGRDYRESSDLPHQGKHRTEEGTVGRTATP; this comes from the exons GCGTCGGAAGGCGTTCCAGTGAAGTACTTCGACAACTTGGACGAACTGATAGAGTTTTACAAGAAGGAGAACATGGGTCTGGTATGGCACCTGAGATATCCTGTCCAAcgggaagaggaggaggcagcTGATGAACCAGAGGAGGATGCGG ACCCTGTACCAACCCCACCCATATTACCCCCACGACCCTACCTGGTGGCACTCCCGGCAAGCGAGATGAAAGAAGCGTCTCCTCTGAATGAAAATTCCAAGGTGGCAGAAGTCAGCAAACTGTCCCTTTCTGAGACGCTACTTCAGCGGCTGCAGTCCCAGGACACCAGCAG TGTTTCTGAGGAACACCTCAAGTTAATCCAGGATTATCTGCGAGTTCACATCACCAGCGACTTTGAGATGGTGCAGATGGGCTCCAGCAGTCTCCCACAGCTGAAGAAACTGCTCACAGTGCTCTGCAAAGGGCTTTTCAG TGAAGCATCTCGGACTCTCCCTTCCCTGGAGTCCATCCAGAAGGTGTTTGACCAGCAGCTGCCCCCTGGTATCCATCAGCGTTCTCAA TTGCTTGGGGAAGCCAGTCCAGTCAATGTTGTGTTGAAGCTCAATCAACTGATCTCTTTGCTGTCCTCGGCTGAAGAAAAG GTGAAAACACTGTTGATTGAAGGACCTGATTCAACACATCGGCGTTCTCTCATCCCTCCTGTAACCTTTGAG GTGAAAGCAGATTCTCTAGGAATTTCCCAGAAAATACACCTCAAAGTTGATGTGGAGCTGGGGAAATTGATTATTAAGAAAGCCAAGGATGGTCCTGAAGACAAGTTCTATAACCATAAGAAAA TTCTGCAGCTCATCAAGTCCCAGAAGTTCCCTAACAAACTGGTGATCGTATTGGAGACTGAAAGAGAGAAAACGCAGCGGAAAGAATATGTTTTCGCTGACTCTAAG AAAAGAGAAGGGTTCTGCCAGCTTTTGCAGCAGATGAAGAATAAACACTCTGAGCAACCAGAGCCTGACATGATCACCATCTTCATTGGGACCTGGAACATGG GTGCTGCTCCTCCTCCAAAGAAGATCACATCCTGGTTTCTCTCCAAGGGGCAGGGAAAGACCCGGGATGACTCCGCTGACTACATCCCCCATGACATTTATGTCATTGGCACCCAGGAGGACCCCCAAGGGGAGAAGGAATGGCTGGAAGTTCTGAGACAATCCTTGCAGGAAATCACCAGTATCAGCTTTAAAATG ATAGCAATCCATACGCTCTGGAACATCAGGATTGTTGTCCTGGCCAAGCCAGAACATGAGAACCGGATAAGCCACATCTGCACAGACAACGTGAAGACAGGAATTGCAAACACACTGG GCAATAAAGGAGCTGTGGGAGTCTCATTCATGTTTAATGGAACCTCCTTAGGGTTTGTTAACAGCCATTTGACTTCAGGAAGTGAAAAGAAACACAG GCGAAACCAGAACTACATGAACATTCTGCGCTTCCTGACACTGGGAGATAAGAAACTGAGTCCATTTAACATCACCCACCGCTTTACTCATCTCTTCTGGCTGGGAGATTTGAACTACCGAGTGGAACAACCTACATCG GAAGCAGAGAATATTATCCAGAGGATCAAACAACAGCAGTATTCAGAGTTGCTGGGTTTTGACCAGCTTCTCATGGAGAAAAAGGACCAAAAGGTGTTTCTGCAATTTG AGGAAGAAGAGATCACTTTTGCTCCAACTTATCGTTTTGAAAGAAATACCCGGGAGAAGTATGCATACACCAAGCAGAAAGCAACAGGG atgaaattcaatttgcCGTCCTGGTGTGATCGAGTGCTTTGGAAATCATACCCCATGGTGCACGTGGTGTGTCAATCCTATG GCTGCACCAGTGACATCATGACCAGTGACCACAGTCCTGTCTTTGCTACATTTGAAGTTGGGGTCACCTCACAGTTTGTCTCAAAGAATG ATTCCAAGTACACAGAGTTCCAGGGGCAGATAGAATTCCTGAGCTGCTGTGCCACTCTGAAGACCAAGTCCCAGACCAAATTCTACATTGAGTTCTACTCCAGCTGCTTAGAAA GCTTTGTAAAGAGCCAGGAAGGGGAAAATGAGGATGGGAATGAAGGGGAACTGGTGGTGAAGTTCATTGAGGCCCTTCCTAAG CTGACTCCGATTATTTCAGACCCGGAGTACCTGCTGGACCAGCACATCCTGATAAGCATTAAGTCTTCAGACAGTGATGAATCGTATG GTGAGGGCTGCATTGCCCTGAGAATAGAAGCTACAGAATCGCTAGTACCCTTCCATACTGTGCTAACGCACCATGGTGAGAGAACAGGGGTCTTCCAAGGTGAAATCAAGTTACAGACATCGCaaggaaagcagagagagaaactgtATG ATTTTGTAAAGATTGAACGGGATGAGACTGCTGGGCAGAAACCAAAGGGCATCAGCAGCCTGGATCTCACCAAAGAGTGGGAGCAATCTATCAG AAAATCAAAATCTACTCACTTGATGGCTAaagaagcagcagctgttgctcGCTTTCGGGGAaatgcttcctctcctccagACGCACAGGGCAAGGATGACATGTTACG CAGCTCCACCCCTACGGACATCAGCAATCCCAACTATATGGGGGTGGTCTCTTTCTCTCAGCAACTCTCTGCACCCGGCCAGCTTAAGCAGAGCCCTTCATCAGACCAGCCATCTGCTTTCTGGACCTATGACCAGCAGCCTAAAGAGAACGTCCCTGTGATGGGACACCGGGAGTCTACCTCCACGCCTTCCTCCCAGTCCCCCCTGTCTCCGAAACCATCCATTCAGCCTACGACAAACCGAAGTTCTGGCCCCAGGAGTCAAGAGCATGT GCCAGCTGACATGGGAAAAAGTGTGGCGGAGCCTTTGCTTCAAGAGGAAATTCAGCAGAAGCCCGAGATGTTTGACAACCCACTGTACGGTGCCATGAGCTCTAAGGGGAAGGTGGTATCCAAGAAGGAACAGGACTACACCCCAGTCTTGCGAAAGGAGCACCAAGTTATTCCGAATCATGGCGCCCTTCTCAGTAAGCCGCAAGATGCCGACAGCAGCAAGTCTTCCAACAAGCAGCCATCCCCTCCTTTCCTGATCCCCACGCCCAGATTCCGGTCCTACACCTGCTCCAGCCAATCTGAGGAAAAGACTATAAGTGAAAAGGCTCAGGGCAAGCAGAAGCCCACTGCCTCCTTAGAAAACCCAGCACCACTGAAAAAAACAGTCAAGCCCTCAAGGTCTGAAGTAGGTCCAAGCAGTCAGGGACAGTTCAGCAAACCACCTCTTCCTACAAAGAGCCGGGCAGTACTAGACATGCAGACTACCAAGGGCCGAGACTACCGGGAGAGTTCAGACCTCCCTCATCAGGGAAAGCATCGAACCGAAGAGGGGACAGTTGGTAGGACAGCCACACCG
- the INPP5D gene encoding phosphatidylinositol 3,4,5-trisphosphate 5-phosphatase 1 isoform X2 — translation MFPPALAMDQCWYHGNITRSKAEDLLSKVGKDGSFLVRASESVSSAYALCVLFRNCVYTYRILPNKENKLIVQASEGVPVKYFDNLDELIEFYKKENMGLVWHLRYPVQREEEEAADEPEEDADPVPTPPILPPRPYLVALPASEMKEASPLNENSKVAEVSKLSLSETLLQRLQSQDTSSLFHSVSEEHLKLIQDYLRVHITSDFEMVQMGSSSLPQLKKLLTVLCKGLFSEASRTLPSLESIQKVFDQQLPPGIHQRSQLLGEASPVNVVLKLNQLISLLSSAEEKVKTLLIEGPDSTHRRSLIPPVTFEVKADSLGISQKIHLKVDVELGKLIIKKAKDGPEDKFYNHKKILQLIKSQKFPNKLVIVLETEREKTQRKEYVFADSKKREGFCQLLQQMKNKHSEQPEPDMITIFIGTWNMGAAPPPKKITSWFLSKGQGKTRDDSADYIPHDIYVIGTQEDPQGEKEWLEVLRQSLQEITSISFKMIAIHTLWNIRIVVLAKPEHENRISHICTDNVKTGIANTLGNKGAVGVSFMFNGTSLGFVNSHLTSGSEKKHRRNQNYMNILRFLTLGDKKLSPFNITHRFTHLFWLGDLNYRVEQPTSEAENIIQRIKQQQYSELLGFDQLLMEKKDQKVFLQFEEEEITFAPTYRFERNTREKYAYTKQKATGMKFNLPSWCDRVLWKSYPMVHVVCQSYGCTSDIMTSDHSPVFATFEVGVTSQFVSKNDSKYTEFQGQIEFLSCCATLKTKSQTKFYIEFYSSCLESFVKSQEGENEDGNEGELVVKFIEALPKLTPIISDPEYLLDQHILISIKSSDSDESYGEGCIALRIEATESLVPFHTVLTHHGERTGVFQGEIKLQTSQGKQREKLYDFVKIERDETAGQKPKGISSLDLTKEWEQSIRKSKSTHLMAKEAAAVARFRGNASSPPDAQGKDDMLRSTPTDISNPNYMGVVSFSQQLSAPGQLKQSPSSDQPSAFWTYDQQPKENVPVMGHRESTSTPSSQSPLSPKPSIQPTTNRSSGPRSQEHVPADMGKSVAEPLLQEEIQQKPEMFDNPLYGAMSSKGKVVSKKEQDYTPVLRKEHQVIPNHGALLSKPQDADSSKSSNKQPSPPFLIPTPRFRSYTCSSQSEEKTISEKAQGKQKPTASLENPAPLKKTVKPSRSEVGPSSQGQFSKPPLPTKSRAVLDMQTTKGRDYRESSDLPHQGKHRTEEGTVGRTATP, via the exons GCGTCGGAAGGCGTTCCAGTGAAGTACTTCGACAACTTGGACGAACTGATAGAGTTTTACAAGAAGGAGAACATGGGTCTGGTATGGCACCTGAGATATCCTGTCCAAcgggaagaggaggaggcagcTGATGAACCAGAGGAGGATGCGG ACCCTGTACCAACCCCACCCATATTACCCCCACGACCCTACCTGGTGGCACTCCCGGCAAGCGAGATGAAAGAAGCGTCTCCTCTGAATGAAAATTCCAAGGTGGCAGAAGTCAGCAAACTGTCCCTTTCTGAGACGCTACTTCAGCGGCTGCAGTCCCAGGACACCAGCAG TCTTTTTCACAGTGTTTCTGAGGAACACCTCAAGTTAATCCAGGATTATCTGCGAGTTCACATCACCAGCGACTTTGAGATGGTGCAGATGGGCTCCAGCAGTCTCCCACAGCTGAAGAAACTGCTCACAGTGCTCTGCAAAGGGCTTTTCAG TGAAGCATCTCGGACTCTCCCTTCCCTGGAGTCCATCCAGAAGGTGTTTGACCAGCAGCTGCCCCCTGGTATCCATCAGCGTTCTCAA TTGCTTGGGGAAGCCAGTCCAGTCAATGTTGTGTTGAAGCTCAATCAACTGATCTCTTTGCTGTCCTCGGCTGAAGAAAAG GTGAAAACACTGTTGATTGAAGGACCTGATTCAACACATCGGCGTTCTCTCATCCCTCCTGTAACCTTTGAG GTGAAAGCAGATTCTCTAGGAATTTCCCAGAAAATACACCTCAAAGTTGATGTGGAGCTGGGGAAATTGATTATTAAGAAAGCCAAGGATGGTCCTGAAGACAAGTTCTATAACCATAAGAAAA TTCTGCAGCTCATCAAGTCCCAGAAGTTCCCTAACAAACTGGTGATCGTATTGGAGACTGAAAGAGAGAAAACGCAGCGGAAAGAATATGTTTTCGCTGACTCTAAG AAAAGAGAAGGGTTCTGCCAGCTTTTGCAGCAGATGAAGAATAAACACTCTGAGCAACCAGAGCCTGACATGATCACCATCTTCATTGGGACCTGGAACATGG GTGCTGCTCCTCCTCCAAAGAAGATCACATCCTGGTTTCTCTCCAAGGGGCAGGGAAAGACCCGGGATGACTCCGCTGACTACATCCCCCATGACATTTATGTCATTGGCACCCAGGAGGACCCCCAAGGGGAGAAGGAATGGCTGGAAGTTCTGAGACAATCCTTGCAGGAAATCACCAGTATCAGCTTTAAAATG ATAGCAATCCATACGCTCTGGAACATCAGGATTGTTGTCCTGGCCAAGCCAGAACATGAGAACCGGATAAGCCACATCTGCACAGACAACGTGAAGACAGGAATTGCAAACACACTGG GCAATAAAGGAGCTGTGGGAGTCTCATTCATGTTTAATGGAACCTCCTTAGGGTTTGTTAACAGCCATTTGACTTCAGGAAGTGAAAAGAAACACAG GCGAAACCAGAACTACATGAACATTCTGCGCTTCCTGACACTGGGAGATAAGAAACTGAGTCCATTTAACATCACCCACCGCTTTACTCATCTCTTCTGGCTGGGAGATTTGAACTACCGAGTGGAACAACCTACATCG GAAGCAGAGAATATTATCCAGAGGATCAAACAACAGCAGTATTCAGAGTTGCTGGGTTTTGACCAGCTTCTCATGGAGAAAAAGGACCAAAAGGTGTTTCTGCAATTTG AGGAAGAAGAGATCACTTTTGCTCCAACTTATCGTTTTGAAAGAAATACCCGGGAGAAGTATGCATACACCAAGCAGAAAGCAACAGGG atgaaattcaatttgcCGTCCTGGTGTGATCGAGTGCTTTGGAAATCATACCCCATGGTGCACGTGGTGTGTCAATCCTATG GCTGCACCAGTGACATCATGACCAGTGACCACAGTCCTGTCTTTGCTACATTTGAAGTTGGGGTCACCTCACAGTTTGTCTCAAAGAATG ATTCCAAGTACACAGAGTTCCAGGGGCAGATAGAATTCCTGAGCTGCTGTGCCACTCTGAAGACCAAGTCCCAGACCAAATTCTACATTGAGTTCTACTCCAGCTGCTTAGAAA GCTTTGTAAAGAGCCAGGAAGGGGAAAATGAGGATGGGAATGAAGGGGAACTGGTGGTGAAGTTCATTGAGGCCCTTCCTAAG CTGACTCCGATTATTTCAGACCCGGAGTACCTGCTGGACCAGCACATCCTGATAAGCATTAAGTCTTCAGACAGTGATGAATCGTATG GTGAGGGCTGCATTGCCCTGAGAATAGAAGCTACAGAATCGCTAGTACCCTTCCATACTGTGCTAACGCACCATGGTGAGAGAACAGGGGTCTTCCAAGGTGAAATCAAGTTACAGACATCGCaaggaaagcagagagagaaactgtATG ATTTTGTAAAGATTGAACGGGATGAGACTGCTGGGCAGAAACCAAAGGGCATCAGCAGCCTGGATCTCACCAAAGAGTGGGAGCAATCTATCAG AAAATCAAAATCTACTCACTTGATGGCTAaagaagcagcagctgttgctcGCTTTCGGGGAaatgcttcctctcctccagACGCACAGGGCAAGGATGACATGTTACG CTCCACCCCTACGGACATCAGCAATCCCAACTATATGGGGGTGGTCTCTTTCTCTCAGCAACTCTCTGCACCCGGCCAGCTTAAGCAGAGCCCTTCATCAGACCAGCCATCTGCTTTCTGGACCTATGACCAGCAGCCTAAAGAGAACGTCCCTGTGATGGGACACCGGGAGTCTACCTCCACGCCTTCCTCCCAGTCCCCCCTGTCTCCGAAACCATCCATTCAGCCTACGACAAACCGAAGTTCTGGCCCCAGGAGTCAAGAGCATGT GCCAGCTGACATGGGAAAAAGTGTGGCGGAGCCTTTGCTTCAAGAGGAAATTCAGCAGAAGCCCGAGATGTTTGACAACCCACTGTACGGTGCCATGAGCTCTAAGGGGAAGGTGGTATCCAAGAAGGAACAGGACTACACCCCAGTCTTGCGAAAGGAGCACCAAGTTATTCCGAATCATGGCGCCCTTCTCAGTAAGCCGCAAGATGCCGACAGCAGCAAGTCTTCCAACAAGCAGCCATCCCCTCCTTTCCTGATCCCCACGCCCAGATTCCGGTCCTACACCTGCTCCAGCCAATCTGAGGAAAAGACTATAAGTGAAAAGGCTCAGGGCAAGCAGAAGCCCACTGCCTCCTTAGAAAACCCAGCACCACTGAAAAAAACAGTCAAGCCCTCAAGGTCTGAAGTAGGTCCAAGCAGTCAGGGACAGTTCAGCAAACCACCTCTTCCTACAAAGAGCCGGGCAGTACTAGACATGCAGACTACCAAGGGCCGAGACTACCGGGAGAGTTCAGACCTCCCTCATCAGGGAAAGCATCGAACCGAAGAGGGGACAGTTGGTAGGACAGCCACACCG